From a region of the Gossypium raimondii isolate GPD5lz chromosome 10, ASM2569854v1, whole genome shotgun sequence genome:
- the LOC105775080 gene encoding TOM1-like protein 6, producing MLIMPQVSSSAATVAVDKATSELLNAPDWTLNIYICDSLNSNHWQRKDIVKAVKRRLQHKNSRVQLLALTLLETMVKNCGDHVHYHIDERNILGEMVKIVKRKADITVREKILGLLDSWQEAFGGRKGEHPQYHWAYQELRRSGISFPERSPNAVPILTPPPKHHPRHGMPSNSSRRFDEPTDTEFDFLTFSSLDSLKDVMDLLADMLHAVNPRDPTAVKDEVIVDLVNQCSSNQKKLMHMLTTTGDEELLARGLELNDVVQSLIAKHDAICSGSPLTMKVTTSVSSKPSEASTVEKSNEVKSSSPASNISPPASVAIVTRNLIDEDEEEEEDFAQLTRRHSRAESSSSQSTSAGTNESLLPIKDTVLTTSYDPTLSATDELCIALALPSDLDAQVNNTKEQDLIDLLSLTLSTSSSASPSHAPYSSPSANMNHQVQAPFFEGYPYPENKGSLPYDSYIVPWAQPHLQFRSQFQAESLTQNQSNSLFLGQQQPQSLLQPQYSSGYPLPQWAATPGYLTGGNHLSSANNMHSTQKPNAASTNPMEGSGPLQHSNSWATPMLAQKPYIPPYRLFEDLNVLGDGDGRLKVETTTSPESMIGGKK from the exons ATGTTAATAATGCCACAAGTTTCATCCTCAGCAGCAACAGTGGCAGTTGATAAGGCAACGAGTGAACTTTTAAACGCTCCTGATTGGACTCTTAACATTTATATTTGCGATTCTCTTAATTCTAATCACTg GCAAAGAAAGGATATTGTAAAGGCAGTGAAAAGAAGGTTGCAACACAAGAATTCTAGAGTGCAATTACTTGCTTTGACG CTTTTGGAGACCATGGTGAAGAATTGTGGTGACCATGTACATTATCATATTGATGAGAGAAATATATTGGGGGAGATGGTCAAAATTGTGAAAAGGAAG GCAGATATAACAGTGAGGGAAAAAATCTTGGGGTTGTTGGACTCATGGCAGGAGGCATTTGGAGGTCGTAAGGGTGAACATCCTCAGTACCATTGGGCATATCAGGAGCTCAGG CGTTCAGGCATATCATTTCCCGAGCGTTCACCAAATGCAGTCCCTATCCTTACACCACCGCCTAAGCATCATCCTCGTCACGGAATGCCAAGCAATTCTTCTAGAAGGTTCGACGAACCTACAGACACTGAA TTTGATTTTCTTACTTTCTCTAGCTTGGACTCCTTAAAGGATGTTATGGATCTCTTAGCTGACATGCTGCATGCTGTAAACCCTAGAGACCCTACG GCAGTGAAAGATGAAGTGATAGTTGATCTTGTCAACCAATGTAGTTCCAACCAAAAAAAGCTGATGCATATGCTTACAACTACTGG GGATGAGGAACTTTTAGCACGGGGACTTGAGCTAAATGATGTTGTGCAAAGCTTAATTGCAAAACATGATGCCATATGTTCAGGTTCGCCGTTGACAATGAAAGTTACTACTAGTGTGAGCTCCAAGCCAAGTGAAGCAAGTACGGTTGAGAAATCAAACGAAGTGAAGAGTTCAAGCCCGGCATCTAATATCAGTCCACCTGCAAGTGTTGCTATCGTGACAAGAAACCTGATTGATGAAGacgaagaagaggaagaagatttTGCACAGCTAACTAGAAG GCATTCGAGAGCAGAGTCGAGCTCTTCTCAAAGCACATCTGCTGGAACAAATGAATCTCTTTTGCCAATCAAGGATACCGTACTGACAACTTCCTACGACCCAACTCTCTCAGCCACTGATGAACTTTGCATTGCATTAGCATTGCCATCAGATTTAGATGCACAAGTTAATAACACAAAAGAGCAAGACTTGATTGATCTTCTAAGCCTCACTTTGTCAACATCATCATCAGCTTCCCCATCCCATGCCCCTTATTCTTCACCGTCTGCAAATATGAACCATCAAGTTCAGGCACCTTTTTTCGAGGGATATCCGTACCCTGAAAATAAGGGATCTCTGCCATATGATAGTTATATTGTTCCTTGGGCCCAGCCTCATCTTCAATTCCGAAGCCAGTTTCAGGCAGAATCTCTAACTCAAAACCAGTCAAATTCACTGTTTCTGGGCCAACAACAGCCCCAATCATTGTTACAACCTCAATACTCATCTGGGTATCCCCTTCCGCAATGGGCCGCTACACCCGGTTATTTGACCGGCGGAAATCACCTTTCCTCTGCGAATAACATGCATTCAACCCAAAAACCCAACGCTGCCTCAACAAATCCTATGGAGGGAAGCGGACCCTTGCAGCACTCTAATTCTTGGGCGACGCCTATGCTGGCACAGAAACCTTATATTCCGCCCTACAGATTGTTTGAGGATTTGAATGTACTCGGAGATGGCGATGGAAGGCTTAAGGTGGAGACCACTACTTCTCCCGAAAGCATGATTGGTGGAAAGAAGTAA